A segment of the Malaclemys terrapin pileata isolate rMalTer1 chromosome 1, rMalTer1.hap1, whole genome shotgun sequence genome:
ATCATACATCATATACACAAAAGGAAAGAGTTAAGGTCATGACAACCTCAGCTTTGGTATTTGCTGAATTCTGAGTACTTCACATTACAACTTTTATATTATTTGTAACAATTTTTCTATGGAATTTCTTATATTTACCAAAACATCAATAATCCATCATGTGGGACAATTTGCTAGACATAGAATGCTCTGTTCTGCACAAGATTGATATTCACTCCACTGCATCAGTTTTACCCATTTAACTTTATAGACCAGAATGTAGTTACACTGGATAAGACCAGTAGTAATGGAGTAGGGAATCAGGTCCAAGATGTGCAGCCTTGCCTCTGCTGAGGCCCAGTCACAACACTGTTGAAGTCTTTCAGATGACTTCAACAGGTATTGGATTGGGCCTTAAGTAAGTGCAATTCTGAGTACTGAGGTACACACGCCAGATATAATAAagaattttagaaaaataattattAGGGATTTAATGTTGTTCACACTGGAGCAAGTGGTTGAAAATTATTTTCTATTCCACCCACTTTTTCCTTTAAATTACACTGGAAATTGATTCTTACAAATATTCCACATCTTTCAATCAAACTCATCAATGGTACCTACCACTTTGTTCGTTAACTGCATAGTTCTCAGGCCTGGTGGACTATCTTTTGTTTACCATATTTTACCTATTGTAAGACCCCATATTGTATACATTGCTTTATAAATAGTAAGGCACCAGTCTTCTACTAAGAACCATGTAGGCCTGTGACCTGTGGGTCCCTTCCCATGATGTTGTACATCCCTACTATTATTTTCTCTATAGTCACCATCCACAAGTGGGCAGAAAGAAGTTGTTGTGATCCTGATCTATGATTGGAGCCcgtaggtgctaccacaatacaaacaaggaataaataaataataatagaccTGGGCTGCCACAAATTTCCTGCATGTCCATAAGCAGCTGGGATCTGCACATCAGATCTACCAGGAAGAGTCCAATTGTCAAACgtgtaaatatttttaactggGCACCAGTTTCTTCTATTAGTCACCTCAAAATGTAAGACAAAAGAAATACAAACCCCGTTCCATGTCTGATTGTAAAGAGTCTCTTCCTTTGGAAAATATTTAAgaatttcttctttccttcctcttccttTCATCTGATATCACTGTGGTAAAGAAAGATTATATCATTACATCCAGAATCAAAatcatatatatatgaaaaaatataatttcattgtgcttacaaatgtattttaaaaccgTATAATAAACCCTTTTCCTCCATATGAATGAAAGGTACATGAACAGGAAATTTTGATATGTAATATCACAGCCTCATACTGTTTGCCAGCAAAGTAAACCTTCATAAAAATAAGAGAATTGAGCCCTTTTTTGTAATTAGATTAATTCAAACATATTATCTAGTTATTTGTAGGAGAACAATAACATTAATATTTCAACTTCTCACAGAGTACTAGAGTCACATTCAGTAAATATTGCATCATCATTTTGGTGTGTCCTCTCCATTTTCTTCTGTGTTATTAAGTCCAATTTCTACTTTTCTTTTAAGGAATTGTTTACTATTGGTGACTGAAAGAAACTGTACTTTGTGTATTCTAAACACCTAAATAAAAAGCCATTTAATATCACAGAGTAAATGTATGCTTTTCTTACCTGTTTCTCTATTACCAAGAGCATTTGCTTCACAGAGATTTAAAAGGCTTTTAAAGAGCAGAAGTGAAACTAAAAAGCTACTTTCAGTTCATTTGTCTGTCGTGATCACAAGCTATTTCCTGTTGACGTTGTAATAGCTCAATCCGGTTTCATATTGCTGTGTGTACTATTTAAAATACACAGTGTTTATTAAACAAGATTAATTCTCTGAAATAATGGAAATTGACCAGACTAGTGTAGGGTATGAAGATCAGCTCCAAAAATGCCCTTTGAAATGATGAACAAGAGGGCGCTTTATTTTGTACTTTGCCCATCTCTAGCAAAAAAAAATATGTTCCccctttttaatgttaatttgCAAGTGAATAACTCCTGGCTTCTGATTATGGAGTGATGTATGGAGAGCAGGGGCAGCGAATCGTACGGGTCCgtggtgcccaggctccagcaaattcagggcccaggggacccggctccaccaatgttcggggccaggtctctcccccagccctgcctgccgtcCCCGCCCGCCTCCCCTGggcatccctgcctgccctgggcagtgggcggcTGCCCCCTGAAGCTCCTCGCTGCGCTGCCATGCCGGCTGCTGCCACAGCCGGCTACAAGGAAGCGGcgcagggggcaggctgaggcggcGGTGCTGTGCCTGCAGAGGAAGGTTGGGAGGAGGCGCATGGCAGCCTCCACCCTCCTACCCCCAAGCAGGCGActcctggctggacctcctgagcagcagcctggggcagccTGGGTGAGTGTCGTGCCAGGGGGCCACAGGGGGCCCCCCTGCCCTGGAGctagctgctgctggtggggagagggctggggggagtcctcctcactggcccccagccccagggcagcctgcctgctacaccccaaactcctcatcccggGCCTACCCCCATGCCCTGCACACCCTCCCGCAACCCAACCCTCCttgccagcccagagcctgcacccaaaccccctcctgcacccagaaccccaacccccctcccgcaccctctcctgtaccccaaccctctgtcccagcccacaGCCCATACCCAGCACCCACTCctttccagagcccgcacccaaactctctcccagagcctgcaccccaaaccccctcctgcactcaaactccctctcagagcccacatccctcctgcatcctaaccccctgccccaccccagagcccgcacccagcacccaaaccccctcccagagcccacacccagcacccaaactccctcccagagccttaggcaggtgggggcggggcaggacttggacctattctgggcaccaccaaaaattatacaaacctgccgcccctgctgGAGAGGGCTTTTAAGGCTGGCAGGGGCCCCCTGTTAAAATCCCACCATCAAATTGAAGATATAATTGGGATGTTTTTCTTGACTGCCTCTGAACTTCAGTCCCCATCTGACTACTGAGAAATCCTCTCTGACAAAAAATGTATTATACATTAAAATTATATCTGAAGAGCATTGCTTAAGGAAAACACCAACTTGCACCAGGAGCAAGTGTGTGGTATTATTCCTAAAAGGTCTGCACTATCTTCATCATAAGGATAGGTACATTAGTTCTTTAAAACTGTAGCAGGAAGTTGCCAAGAGGAAGAATGAAAAAAGAAGTTCTACACTGAAGCAGAGACAAGGTAGCTTTAGGAATAATACTGTTTTTCCTATTCTAATTAacttccttgttcagtgttagaacaCAGTGACTCATTGTGTTATTCTTTTTCATTGTGAAAACGTGTTATCACAAGTTGCCTTATTTTAAACCAGCAATAGAACTAGGCAAAAAACtggggaaatattttgaaaaaccaATTCAAATTTGTTTGTGAAAAAATGTTTATTGAAAtttcaaacttttgaaaaatgttaacaAGCCCTAACCAgcataaggaaaaagaaaagtcaataCCAAAATTCAGCCTTCAATAAAATGTTCAGTTTGATAAGCCCAAAGAATGACTTGAGGGGATGGAGTATGTTACCTGATTCAGACCTGCCATAAAGCTTACCATAGAGCATAGCAAAGTGCAGTTCAGTTCATTAATTCATGTAACTGGTAGTGCagacaaaaaaaattataaatcctTTGCCTTCACTCAGAAAAGAGATTAAGAATAATTACATTCTTTAAAAGTCTGATAAGCATTCCATTCCACATATGTAATATATGAATGGAATTGCTTTTACCAAAGAGATGCCAACGCTCAGAGAAGGCATGGAAGCCTGTTTTAAGGACCTTATATATACAAATAGAGTATTGTGACTGTGGTATCCATAGGAAAGAATATCTAAGAGACCAATTAAAAGTTTGAATTTTAACAAGGAACTTTCACTACAATATGTTATCGTTAATGTCTGAGCTGACAAGTGGTGTAAAAATCACAGATACCTGAGTGAAATAAGTGCGAGTCACCTAGCAAGAAAGTGGCGTGTGACAGCATGGTGCAAGAAGCAAAGAAATAATTCCAATGGAAAAAAGGGAAGAACCATTACTAAAATACCTGAGTTCCTGGGCAGAAATGTGGTAGGTGTAGAAAGAGAGAACACATGACAGATGAAATGGAGTGGAACCAGTGGAAATGTGCAGGGAATGTAAAGAAAGGGGTATTTGGAGCAtgtctaaaaaaaaaagcaaaggaatCGGGAAGATAACCGAAGCAGGGATAATTTAAGCCTATTTCATGGGATTGTGTATCCAAAGATGGCACGCCAAATAGGTTTGGACTGTTAGTGAAATCctattacatttaaaattaattcaggAATAGAGGTGACAAAAAATGAACTCCCTAAAGCTGAAGGTTTGATTTCCTATGGAAATTGTATTGCAGTTCCACAGTCTTTTACACAATGACATATTGGAAAGGATTCACGAGGCATCCCAAGGCCACAAATTACATCTAATTGCTTTTGCTTTATTAGTTTGCTGTATAACAAAAATCATTTGGTACATAAAATTGCAACATTTTTAGCactgttatattttatattagtaCACAGAGTCTTTCCATATTTCCTTTTCAACTGATAGTCACAAAATATAACTCTTTAACAACAGGTCATCATGCCCCAGTACCtcaaatgcagggccggctttaggccaattccaccaattcccccaaatcgggccccgcgcttaagagggccccgcgcacagtggcagggtcgcccagagtggggggcaagtggcagagaatcccttccctggctagaggcaccttttaaatttttactcacccggcggcgctccaggtctttggcagtgggtccttcactcgctctgggtctttggcggcgggtccttcagtgccgccgaagacccggagtgagtgaaggacccgccgccaaagactaggagcgcggcctggtgagtacaagccccacgtgtttttttttaacgtgtttttttttttaagtcatccctgtcggggccctgtcgaaactgttcgaatcgggccccgcacttcctaaagccggccctgctcaaatGTATCGTTTTATGTTGGTAAAGAATTTCACCTGCCACTCAAGGTACTTATAGAGACAGAGTCTGCAACCCCTCTGCCCTTTTCTAGGCATCAATTTAGCTAAGTACTTAATTTTAatcacttcaatgaagtcactcACAAATGTTaaactaagcacatgcttaagtgctttgctgaaccagaTCCATGCCATTTTGGTTACATATggtccagtggaaaaaaaaaaaaaacctctagttTCTCTTCTTCTATCCGGAGTAGAGAGTCTCATCTTGGGAAGTTTCAtactagcagccgtgttagtctgtatccgcaaaaagaagaacaggagtacttgtggcaccttagagactaacaaatttattagagcataagctaagtgggctgtagttcacgaaagcttatgctctaattgtagggacgcatagctcccgaatcgccagcccatgggcacggcaaactgctcccatggctacgaggcaggagtgaccttcaatcctgcgtttgtgtttgggaaacttatttggctgatttgattgtaccctcgcagctggtgttcacgcgctcaagagaggggtttgttatcttatgtgcatgtatactgcctggcttttctatgcgcaagattTGTATCAGTGAGAAGCGTTGTAAGCAGGGaagtgtaaagaataaaagccccaggaaaagttcctggaggtagaggggcttttcggctaccacagacctggcgttctgtttcctttcctgcgtcgtcaccacactaataaatttgttagtctctaaggtgccacaagtactcctgttcttcatcttGGGAAGGTTCAGCCAGAACTTGTTCCCCAATAACGGCAGCCAAATCAGATTGTGGTGTCATTGAACCCAAATGTTAAGACCAAGAagcacgcgggggggggggggggggggggggaaggtaagTGTTTAAAACGACAGTCATTTTAACGTATGTAACTAACAACAACTGGGGCTTGAGGAATGACATTGCCCAGggagctaccctgtttccccgaaaataagacagtgtcttatattaatttttgctcccaaagatgcgctaggtcttattttcaggggatgtcttatttttcagaaatgaaaaatgccttattatcggtggatgccttattatcggggaggtcttattatcggggggatgccttatattacaacgagaggcaaaactgtaagtaggccttattttcggaagatgtcttattttcggggaaacagggtagtccTGAAAAGAGGAGCCCTTTGTGCGGGCCTGATGGCCACAAGGGTTGAGTTGATCACGCCAGGAGGCCAGGAGGCGTTGCAGACCCCAGCTGGCGCACGGACTCATTCTTTGACAAGGGAATTTTTTTCTGGCTCGAGGGCAGCGTGCGCGCGCCACTTTCCCCGCGCAGAACCCTGGTTTCAGTGGGGGCGGGGCGAGGAACGGCGGGACGCTGAATACGGGGAGGGGGACGGGGCGGGGGCTGCTGTACGCTTCTCTTACGCAGAGGCCAGGCTCCCCacagggcagaaggggcggggcctagggaACCCGGCCCCTCGGCTGTGCCTGTTCCCGCGACAATCCGGGAGGAGCCCACCCCTACTAAGCCTCTTATCCCAGCGTCCCTCGCGCCGCCCTTCCCAGCCAAGATGGCGGCGCCCATGATCATGCGAGTCGGGTGCCGCCGTGTCGCGGGTCTTTGCGGGGGCCTCTCCCGGCGGATCCATCACCAGCCGCAGCGGGCTCCGGGCGCCAAGGGGCTGCTGGCGGCGCAGTGCGAGCGGGGCCTGTTCCAGGAGGTGTTCCCGGCGCAGAGCGCGGAGGAAGGGCTGCCCGCCCTGCTGGAGCCGGGCCAGCCCCCGCAGACCGTTTACTGTGGCTTCGACGCCACGGCCGACTCGCTGCACGTCGGCCACCTGCTGACCGTTATGGGCCTGCTGCACTTTCAGCGCGCGGGGCACAACGTCATCGCCCTGGTAGGCGGGGCCACCGCCCGCCTGGGCGACCCGAGCGGCCGCACTAAGGAGCGCGAGCCGCTGTCGGAGGAGCTCGCGCGGGAACACGCGCTAGGCCTGCGCGAGGGGCTGCGGAGGCTCTTCGACAACCACCGCCTGGTGTTCTGGCCCGCGGCGGGCGGCGCGCGGTTGGGCGAGGTGATGCTGCAGGACAACGCGTGGTGGCTGGGGCGCGAGCCGGTGGTGGGCTTCCTCTGCGGGGTCGGGGGGCGCCTGCGCATGGGCACCCTGCTCAGCAGGCAGAGCTGCCAGGCTCGGCTCCGCAGCGCCGAGGGCATGAGCCTGGCTGAGTTCCTCTACCCGGCCCTGCAGGCCTACGACTTCCTGCACCTGCACCGACACCACGGCTGTCGCATCCAGCTCGGGGGAGCCGACCAGATGGGCAACATCATGTCCGGATATGAGCTTGTCACCAAGTACGGGCAGCAGGACAAGGGGGCAACCGGGCTGCACCAGTGGGCTCTGGCTTAATCTGTCATACGGATGGGCAGCCCCTGAGAGATGCTTCATCTCATCAGGATTGGCAACCCCTGAGGTGCCAGCAAGAGCTGCACCACCATAGCCATCAGCTTCATTTCTCATAGGGATGGCTGCCTGAGAGATGATAGCCCAGCCTGCCAGGTGCCATCATGGGCTACAGTAGTATGGCCAACCACTTCATCTCATTGGGCTGGGTAGCCCTTGATAGATGTCAACATGAGCTGCATCACCATGGCCTCACACTTCATCTCTCACAGAGATGGGCAGCCTCAGAGAGACCACATATCCCAAATTGCCAGGGGCTGCAGAAGCATGGCTGACTGCTTCCTCTCATAGGTCTGGGCACTGGAAGTCCCTGAGAGATGATGGGTCCTAGCCTGCTAGGTGTCATCTTGTGCTGAGTGGCCTGAGGCACCTAGCAGGTTGGGACCTGCCCTCTTAAAAGCAAGGAGGTGACTATGCCAGGTTCAAGCCTGTTGCTTCACACATGCTAATCCACAAGTATGCCAGTGATGAgggtgatattaaaacactgaagGAGTCAAACTTTTTCCTTTATTGTTTCTCAAGTAATGCAAGGAACTCAGGATGGCCAAGTTCAAGTATTCAAAAATGAGTCAGGCCTCAAATAGTTAATATtggcttaaattaaaaaaaaaaaagacagtgggTATTATTTGTCTGCTGATTTTTCAGCCTTTAGGAACACACGGGTCACGCTTTCAAGTTTTTCCTTgtaaccaggagggctagaaattttttattattttttaaatgaaagccgaGAGTCTCACGCTCATTTGTCTCCAGCATCTGGGGCTTtaaataaaatacacctctaccctgatataacgctgtcctcaggagccaaaaaatcttaccgtgttataggtgaaaccgcgttatatcgaactttgatctgccagagtgcgcagccgccccccctcccccagagcactgctttactgcattatatccggtCGCATTGTATCTGGGTAGATCAGGGTGTATCCGATATGAAACTCGATAAAATTGTAACGCTAAAGTGGTCAATATTTTCCAAAATTTCAACAAGTTTtccaccaaatgaaattttttttacacagggctttggagctgtgcttcggctccactccagctccaggcaaaaaccttcAGCTCCattgctctggagctgctccacactccagctctgggctccgctccaaagccctgttttt
Coding sequences within it:
- the YARS2 gene encoding tyrosine--tRNA ligase, mitochondrial, with amino-acid sequence MAAPMIMRVGCRRVAGLCGGLSRRIHHQPQRAPGAKGLLAAQCERGLFQEVFPAQSAEEGLPALLEPGQPPQTVYCGFDATADSLHVGHLLTVMGLLHFQRAGHNVIALVGGATARLGDPSGRTKEREPLSEELAREHALGLREGLRRLFDNHRLVFWPAAGGARLGEVMLQDNAWWLGREPVVGFLCGVGGRLRMGTLLSRQSCQARLRSAEGMSLAEFLYPALQAYDFLHLHRHHGCRIQLGGADQMGNIMSGYELVTKVTGDDVFGITVPLITSTTGDKLGKSAGNAVWLNRDKTSPFELYQFFVRQPDSTVERYLKLFTFIPLPEIEHMMEMHAKEPEKRGPQKRLAAEVTKLVHGKEGLESAKRCTKALYYSSVEALEAMSDQELQELFREAPFAELMLEPGMSVLDLCHKANAIPDGPSGYRKITDGGVSINYIQVTNPETVLVIGQHILKNGVSLLRIGKKNFYIIKWLTL